The Perca fluviatilis chromosome 2, GENO_Pfluv_1.0, whole genome shotgun sequence genome includes a region encoding these proteins:
- the LOC120549858 gene encoding uncharacterized protein LOC120549858 isoform X2 translates to MLASLQRCWREMKTSNGNTSVMDMFEKGKVLKICAPMVRYSKLAFRSLVRKYNCDICFTPMIVAADFMRSVKARDSEFTTNESDRPLIVQFASHDAQTLADAACVVAPFSDGVDLNCGCPQRWAMSAGFGACLINKPELVKDMVRHIRNQVDNPNYTASIKIRIHKDLRRTVDLCQKAESAGASWITVHGRTAEERHQPVHYDAIKTIKDSVSIPVIANGDIKYLRDVESTHQLTGVDGRQKKMTLQWTAVALFLYVEMGILALLCLPFISARRWQIIFQLRIWSCVARFWNRVFYTMIIVLIVLFIDAVREVRKYSAKELGTDARLQPNMFDHLHMKLFRAQRNLYISGFAVFLWLVMKRLVTLINQLASMSGATAALQAQAENANQVAKKCKEDKELLEQTLMKGKGDKAIAEGMQLLRKEVEKLEEELKTSRDALKNSNIEADAMKMQMDGLAREYERLLKEHQELQNLHDSGNKKDD, encoded by the exons ATGCTAGCTAGTTTACAACGCTGCTGGAGAGAAATGAAGACCTCTAATGGTAACACCAGTGTCATGGACATGTTTGAAAAGGGAAAGGTCCTGAAAATATGTGCTCCAATGGTTCGATATTCAAA GCTCGCATTCAGGTCATTGGTGAGGAAATACAACTGTGATATCTGCTTCACCCCAATGATAGTTGCTGCTGACTTCATGCGATCTGTCAAAGCCAGAGACAGTGAATTCACTACCAATGAGA GTGACCGGCCCCTAATAGTGCAGTTTGCCTCCCATGATGCCCAGACTCTGGCTGATGCAGCCTGTGTGGTAGCACCTTTCTCAGATGGAGTTGACCTCAACTGTGGCTGTCCCCAGAG aTGGGCTATGTCAGCAGGGTTTGGTGCATGCCTCATTAACAAGCCTGAACTTGTCAAAGACATGGTCAGACATATCAGAAACCAAGTGGACAATCCAAACTATACAGCGTCCATCAAAATAAg AATTCACAAGGACCTGAGGCGGACAGTGGATCTGTGCCAGAAGGCTGAATCAGCAGGTGCGTCATGGATAACAGTCCACGGCCGCACAGCAGAAGAACGCCACCAGCCAGTTCATTATGATGCCATTAAGACTATCAAAGACAGCGTATCCATCCCTGTCATTGCTAATGGGGACATAAAGTACCTCCGTGATGTGGAGTCGACTCACCAGCTTACTGGTGTTGATGGTAG acaaaaaaaa ATGACGCTGCAATGGACTGCTGTGGCCCTCTTTCTCTACGTGGAGATGGGCATTCTTGCCCTCCTCTGTTTACCCTTCATCTCAGCCAGGAG GTGGCAGATTATTTTCCAGCTGAGGATCTGGAGCTGTGTTGCGAGGTTCTGGAACAGAGTGTTTTACACAATGATCATAGTACTCATTGTTCTCTTCATTG ATGCAGTGCGAGAGGTGAGGAAATATTCAGCTAAAGAACTTGGCACAGATGCCAGGTTGCAACCGAACATGTTTGATCACCTGCACATGAAGCTTTTCAGAGCCCAGAGGAACCTCTACATCTCTGGCTTCGCTGTCTTCCTCTGGCT GGTTATGAAGCGATTGGTCACGTTGATTAACCAACTGGCATCAATGTCAGGCGCTACGGCTGCTCTTCAGGCGCAGGCTGAGAATGCTAATCAGGTCGCCAAGAAATGCAAAGAGGACAAAGAGCTGCTGGAACAG ACTCTGATGAAAGGCAAGGGTGATAAGGCTATCGCAGAGGGAATGCAGCTGTTAAGAAAAGAAGTGGAGAAACTTGAAGAAGAACTGAAGACCTCAAGAGATG CCCTGAAGAACTCCAACATAGAGGCAGATGCGATGAAGATGCAGATGGATGGCCTCGCCAGGGAGTACGAAAGACTGCTGAAAGAACATCAGGAGCTCCAG aATCTTCACGACAGTGGAAACAAAAAGGACGACTAA
- the rflnb gene encoding refilin B yields MVGRLNLSNVCEGDPLDMSCRADRGLDSPDSGLPPSPSPSAWLLPVCADKAGGVSPVSEDEGRGSLVPVLPTGSFQQLHPLSFGEGIALDPLPSKEIRYTSSVHYDSDRHFIQGVALLPTGLGLEHCRQTIMAVPHSTWRHYKTQLDFQPRYRPQHFKSTTIVYTKKTSALYTTELSYNCHRLSKRFLSSVELEAAGRRELPQ; encoded by the exons ATGGTTGGCAGATTGAACTTGTCAAATGTATGTGAAGGAGATCCACTGGATATGAGCTGCAGGGCTGATAGAGGACTTGACAGCCCGGATTCCGGGTTACCCCCGAGTCCGAGCCCCAGCGCGTGGCTGCTGCCTGTGTGTGCGGATAAAGCCGGGGGCGTGAGCCCGGTGTCTGAAGACGAGGGCAGGGGCTCCCTG GTTCCAGTTTTACCTACTGGATCTTTCCAGCAGCTACACCCATTGTCCTTTGGGGAGGGCATAGCACTTGATCCATTACCGTCGAAGGAAATAAG ATACACCTCATCCGTGCACTACGACTCGGACCGCCATTTCATCCAGGGTGTGGCCCTGTTGCCTACAGGCCTGGGCCTTGAACACTGCAGGCAGACCATCATGGCTGTGCCCCACAGTACCTGGCGCCACTACAAGACACAACTGGATTTCCAGCCTCGCTATCGGCCGCAGCACTTCAAGAGTACCACCATCGTCTACACTAAGAAAACCAGCGCCCTCTACACCACAGAGCTGAGCTACAATTGCCACCGACTGTCCAAACGTTTCCTCTCCAGCGTGGAGCTGGAGGCTGCTGGTCGCAGAGAGCTACCTCAGTGA
- the LOC120549858 gene encoding tRNA-dihydrouridine(20a/20b) synthase [NAD(P)+]-like isoform X1, producing the protein MLASLQRCWREMKTSNGNTSVMDMFEKGKVLKICAPMVRYSKLAFRSLVRKYNCDICFTPMIVAADFMRSVKARDSEFTTNESDRPLIVQFASHDAQTLADAACVVAPFSDGVDLNCGCPQRWAMSAGFGACLINKPELVKDMVRHIRNQVDNPNYTASIKIRIHKDLRRTVDLCQKAESAGASWITVHGRTAEERHQPVHYDAIKTIKDSVSIPVIANGDIKYLRDVESTHQLTGVDGVMAARGLLANPAMFAGYEDTPLECIWDWVDISIEQGTPFTCFHHHLIYMLERVSSQPERKVFNSLSSTSAVIDYLQNTYGSVDGLGS; encoded by the exons ATGCTAGCTAGTTTACAACGCTGCTGGAGAGAAATGAAGACCTCTAATGGTAACACCAGTGTCATGGACATGTTTGAAAAGGGAAAGGTCCTGAAAATATGTGCTCCAATGGTTCGATATTCAAA GCTCGCATTCAGGTCATTGGTGAGGAAATACAACTGTGATATCTGCTTCACCCCAATGATAGTTGCTGCTGACTTCATGCGATCTGTCAAAGCCAGAGACAGTGAATTCACTACCAATGAGA GTGACCGGCCCCTAATAGTGCAGTTTGCCTCCCATGATGCCCAGACTCTGGCTGATGCAGCCTGTGTGGTAGCACCTTTCTCAGATGGAGTTGACCTCAACTGTGGCTGTCCCCAGAG aTGGGCTATGTCAGCAGGGTTTGGTGCATGCCTCATTAACAAGCCTGAACTTGTCAAAGACATGGTCAGACATATCAGAAACCAAGTGGACAATCCAAACTATACAGCGTCCATCAAAATAAg AATTCACAAGGACCTGAGGCGGACAGTGGATCTGTGCCAGAAGGCTGAATCAGCAGGTGCGTCATGGATAACAGTCCACGGCCGCACAGCAGAAGAACGCCACCAGCCAGTTCATTATGATGCCATTAAGACTATCAAAGACAGCGTATCCATCCCTGTCATTGCTAATGGGGACATAAAGTACCTCCGTGATGTGGAGTCGACTCACCAGCTTACTGGTGTTGATG GTGTGATGGCTGCGCGGGGTTTGCTTGCTAACCCTGCTATGTTCGCTGGCTATGAGGATACTCCTTTGGAGTGTATATGGGACTGGGTGGACATCTCTATAGAGCAGGGCACTCCATTCACCTGCTTCCACCACCATCTTATCTACATGCTGGAGAGGGTTAGCTCCCAGCCTGAGAGAAAAGTATTCAATTCTCTATCCAGTACATCAGCTGTAATAGATTACCTCCAGAACACATACGGGTCAGTGGACGGTCTGGGATCATGA